Proteins encoded in a region of the Streptomyces sp. PCS3-D2 genome:
- a CDS encoding TetR/AcrR family transcriptional regulator, with product MRNPSPGRTGRPRSAAADAAILAATRDALVELGWSKLTMGDVSARAGVAKTTLYRRWAGKSELVVDAVAELFDSLELPDRGSLEADIEYVVLRFAELLRRPEARTALMAVVAESTRDEALRDRIRSAIVDRQKRLVVLGRERAQARGELPHEEDDFLAGHTTDLIFDVIAGTVVHRALVSSEPVDELWVAAFTTLLMHGLRGAAAA from the coding sequence ATGCGCAACCCGAGCCCCGGCCGCACCGGTCGCCCCCGCAGCGCGGCCGCGGACGCCGCCATCCTCGCCGCCACCCGGGACGCGCTGGTCGAGCTGGGCTGGTCGAAGCTGACCATGGGCGACGTCTCGGCCCGCGCGGGCGTCGCCAAGACCACCCTGTACCGGCGCTGGGCGGGCAAGAGCGAGCTGGTCGTGGACGCGGTCGCGGAGCTCTTCGACTCGCTCGAACTGCCGGACCGGGGCTCCCTGGAAGCCGACATCGAGTACGTGGTCCTGCGCTTCGCGGAGCTGCTGCGGCGCCCGGAGGCCCGTACGGCCCTGATGGCGGTCGTCGCCGAGTCCACCCGGGACGAGGCCCTGCGCGACCGGATCCGGTCGGCGATCGTGGACCGGCAGAAACGTCTCGTCGTCCTGGGCCGCGAACGGGCCCAGGCCCGCGGCGAACTCCCCCACGAGGAGGACGACTTCCTCGCCGGCCACACCACGGACCTGATCTTCGACGTGATCGCGGGCACCGTGGTGCACCGCGCCCTGGTGAGCTCGGAGCCGGTGGACGAGCTCTGGGTGGCAGCCTTCACCACCCTCCTGATGCACGGCCTGCGCGGCGCGGCCGCCGCCTGA